Within the Phaseolus vulgaris cultivar G19833 chromosome 9, P. vulgaris v2.0, whole genome shotgun sequence genome, the region TCAGAACATTTCTTACAGTACAACATATATATGTTTCGCTATTCTACAGTGCATCTTTTAGTTCAAATCTATTGTAACAACAAGGACAACATCACAATCAAACCCAATGAATAAATTGTAAATGAGGATATTCTTTTTCAGCTGAAAAGGTTGCCTTTCTTTATTTCAGATCAGTAGTTCCACAAGCTAGCTAGGTCCGCTGGTGCAGCAGAACCAATTGCGTTGTTTTGATTCTCATACAGCCTTTTACTCATCTCAAGATGTGACACAACTGAAGAGGTTTCAGCGTTCACATCAGCAGAAACACCTGTTTCCTGTGAGACACTGACCATTTCCCTCTCTGATTCAAAGCCATTCCTCAAGTGTGATCCCTTTCCATGGTTGTGAAGGAAGGATCTGATAAGGTAATGGTTTGAAGAACCGGGTGATGGCAAAGTTGGTGGAGCCGGAAGGTGAACCCCTTGAGTGGAGTAAAACGAATGGTTTGAAGAAACCCCGTAAAgggtgttgttgttgttgatgttGGTGTTGCTCAAGGAATCAAAGATCGCTCTTGGAACATCAATTGGATTGGAGAAGCAGGGCACGTAAGGCTGTTCAGTCACACTCAGTGCTTTGGTGTTGCCAATGGAAGGTGAGGAATCAGTAAGAGGTGGCAAAGCAGAAGAAGCCAATTCGTTTCCGAAAGAGTCCAACATCATTATCCCAGAAATATGAGTCTTCTTCACACCTGAACTCTTCTGAAACACCCTGCAAATCACCCACTCGCTCTGCAACACAATAATAAATAGCACCGAATTAAACTCAACAGAAGAAAATTCTCATGATTGCACAAAAAGAGGTACACATAAACCAACATGgacaagaaaaaattattataaatcaGTTACCTTTGCAGTTTTGGGGAGGTTGTGGACAGAGAATTTACCCTCAAGTCTATATTCATGCATGACCCAATCAGTTTTCTCTCCCTTGGGTGCCCTTCCTTTGTAGAAAACCAAAGTTTTCTTCATTCCCACCAGAGATTTCCCTCTGAAAATCTCTTTGTCTTTCCCTGTGGCCTTCCAGTATCCTGCTTCAGTGGCCCTGTTGGTCCTCAAACCGGTTGGGTATTTTCTGTCTCTCACGCAGAAAAAGTACCATTCTTTCTCTCCCATTTTGGCCTTCCCTATAACAAAAAGCATGCACATAAACTTAAATTCATAATAATTTGCAATACTTAGAAGCCAAAACCAAAGTGAGACtgaattttttttgtgttgttttgAACTTACATGGCAATTCCCAAGGTTCAGACCTGTTTAAGTCCACCTCTCCAATGGCCCTAGCTGAGAAGTGAGTCTCAGTTACCTTTCTGTAAAGGTAATGACTAATAAGCTCTTCATCAGTTGGGTGAAACCTAAACCCTGGAGGCAAATCCATCTGAAGATCTTCCTTACACAGAACTGAAACGTTTTCCATTCCCACTTACTCTAAAACCAACCTCTTTGATTCCTTAACCCAGAACTTTGATCATAATCAAGCTAAAaagaatttaacaaaaaatagaCACCAAAAACAACTTGGTAGGGGAGAGAATGGAAtgcctttttcttcttttttatttggttttgttttgaaataaGTGAATTCAGAAGAATATATGTAGAGAATAATAAGCTGGAGTGGTTTTTCATCAGAAAAGGAGACTGCAGGAAAGTCCCTAGAAAGTTAGAGAGAAAAGGGAACGATGGTGGTGAAAATCATGGAACATGGAATGGAACTGAAATGTGGTGGTAACTGAGGGTGGAGGAGGTGTTAACAGGTGGATGATAAAGCAGAGAGAAAAAAGAATTCCCTAAATACTGGTGTGTTAAAGAGAAAGAAACGTGGAATGTAAGGCAACCTATTTAGTTGTTTATAGCTCACACCTGTTACTTATATATTTATgcaatattcataattttatcaCCCTAATTTTGTTTTCAGTTTTTACTCAACAACACACAGTGCCCAGATACCATGCATGCAATTATGACATTCTTAAGTGCTTACTTTGTAAATTCACTGTTTGtgaaaaacattaatttatgtACAAAATAACCTACTCgggaattttcaaatttttaacaCTAATCATCAGACAAGACATTGTTGTTCATTGGTTCTTCTTAACTCACTACACAACTtcatgatatttttattattattttgccAACGGGAAAGAAAGAGAGAGTTAATATGAGGTGttgcaaaaaaaataatgatgatCATACAAAAG harbors:
- the LOC137822602 gene encoding NAC domain-containing protein 100-like: MENVSVLCKEDLQMDLPPGFRFHPTDEELISHYLYRKVTETHFSARAIGEVDLNRSEPWELPWKAKMGEKEWYFFCVRDRKYPTGLRTNRATEAGYWKATGKDKEIFRGKSLVGMKKTLVFYKGRAPKGEKTDWVMHEYRLEGKFSVHNLPKTAKSEWVICRVFQKSSGVKKTHISGIMMLDSFGNELASSALPPLTDSSPSIGNTKALSVTEQPYVPCFSNPIDVPRAIFDSLSNTNINNNNTLYGVSSNHSFYSTQGVHLPAPPTLPSPGSSNHYLIRSFLHNHGKGSHLRNGFESEREMVSVSQETGVSADVNAETSSVVSHLEMSKRLYENQNNAIGSAAPADLASLWNY